The proteins below are encoded in one region of Micromonospora yangpuensis:
- a CDS encoding Mov34/MPN/PAD-1 family protein yields MLSIDRSIVEAIVAHARRDHPDEACGVVAGPAGSDTPTRHIPMDNAARSMTFYEFDSMEQLRVWREMDDRDEEPLVIYHSHTATEAYPSRTDVSFAGEPGAHYLLVSTREPDAEEIRSFRIVDGVVTEEPVRIVDAPVDPHAVQSYMFGQSPATVDYECSDR; encoded by the coding sequence GTGCTGAGCATCGACCGGTCGATCGTCGAGGCGATCGTCGCCCACGCCCGTCGGGACCATCCCGACGAGGCCTGTGGTGTGGTCGCCGGACCCGCCGGCAGTGACACCCCGACCCGGCACATCCCGATGGACAACGCCGCCCGGTCGATGACGTTCTACGAGTTCGACTCGATGGAGCAGCTGCGGGTCTGGCGGGAGATGGACGACCGGGACGAGGAACCCCTCGTGATCTATCACTCGCACACCGCCACCGAGGCCTACCCGTCCCGGACGGACGTCTCGTTCGCCGGTGAGCCGGGAGCGCACTACCTGCTGGTCTCCACCCGGGAGCCCGACGCCGAGGAGATCCGCTCGTTCCGGATCGTCGACGGCGTGGTCACCGAGGAGCCGGTCCGGATCGTGGACGCCCCGGTGGATCCGCACGCCGTCCAGTCCTACATGTTCGGGCAGAGCCCGGCGACGGTCGACTACGAGTGTTCCGACCGCTGA
- the clpS gene encoding ATP-dependent Clp protease adapter ClpS — protein sequence MAAPQVAPVETTDTEEVPASDRPWVTIVWDDPVNLMTYVTWVFQKLFGYSRERAEQLMLDVHHKGRAVVSSGARERMEHDAAQLHAYGLWATVERA from the coding sequence ATGGCGGCTCCACAGGTTGCACCGGTCGAGACGACGGACACCGAAGAGGTGCCCGCTTCCGACCGGCCATGGGTGACGATCGTCTGGGATGACCCGGTCAACCTGATGACGTACGTCACCTGGGTTTTCCAGAAGCTCTTCGGATACAGCCGGGAGAGGGCCGAGCAACTGATGTTGGACGTGCACCACAAGGGGCGGGCGGTGGTCTCCAGCGGGGCCCGGGAACGGATGGAGCACGACGCGGCGCAACTGCACGCGTACGGCCTGTGGGCGACGGTGGAGCGCGCGTGA
- a CDS encoding aldo/keto reductase codes for MQQRRLGSVQVGAIGLGGMPMSVTGRPDTERSIRTIHAALDAGVTLIDTADAYSLGSDDFGHNESLIARALASYGGDTSAVLVATKGGHTRPGGSEWAQNGSPDYLRAACDASLARLGVEAIGLYQYHRPDPRVPWAESIGALRELADAGKIRQAGISNADPDQIRQAHEILGDRLTAVQNQFSPEFRSSEKELRLCAELGLAFLPWSPLGGIGRAGDLGGRFRPFAEIAEARGVSPQQVCLAWQLSLAPVVVPIPGASRPETIRDSAAAADLTLDEQELAALNAVSPT; via the coding sequence ATGCAGCAACGTCGCCTCGGTTCGGTGCAGGTAGGCGCGATCGGACTCGGCGGGATGCCGATGTCGGTCACCGGCCGGCCGGACACCGAGCGTTCGATCCGGACCATCCACGCCGCGCTGGACGCCGGCGTCACGCTCATCGACACCGCCGACGCGTACTCGCTGGGCTCCGACGACTTCGGGCACAACGAGTCGCTGATCGCCCGCGCGCTGGCCAGCTACGGCGGGGACACCTCGGCGGTGCTGGTCGCCACGAAGGGCGGCCACACCCGCCCCGGCGGCTCGGAGTGGGCCCAGAACGGCTCCCCCGACTACCTGCGGGCCGCCTGCGACGCCTCCCTGGCCCGCCTGGGCGTCGAGGCCATCGGGCTGTACCAGTACCACCGGCCGGACCCCCGGGTGCCGTGGGCCGAGTCGATCGGCGCGCTGCGGGAACTGGCCGACGCCGGCAAGATCCGGCAGGCCGGCATCTCCAACGCCGACCCGGACCAGATCCGGCAGGCCCACGAGATCCTCGGCGACCGGCTGACCGCCGTACAGAACCAGTTCTCCCCGGAGTTCCGCAGCAGCGAGAAGGAGCTGCGCCTCTGCGCGGAGCTGGGGCTGGCGTTCCTGCCCTGGTCGCCGCTGGGCGGCATCGGCCGCGCCGGGGACCTGGGCGGGCGGTTCCGTCCGTTCGCCGAGATCGCCGAGGCGCGCGGGGTCAGCCCGCAGCAGGTCTGCCTGGCCTGGCAGCTGTCCCTGGCACCGGTGGTGGTGCCGATCCCCGGCGCGAGCCGCCCCGAAACGATCAGGGACTCCGCCGCCGCCGCTGACCTGACCCTCGACGAGCAGGAACTGGCCGCCCTCAACGCCGTCTCCCCCACCTGA
- the rph gene encoding ribonuclease PH, translating to MARPDGRLPDQLRPVTLTRGWSSHPEGSVLVEFGGTRVLCTASVTEGVPRWRRGSGLGWVTAEYAMLPRATNTRSDRESVKGRIGGRTHEISRLIGRSLRASIDLKALGENSIVLDCDVLQADGGTRTAAITGAYVALHDAVGWLAARKALAGKPEKVMHRSVAAVSVGVVAGEARLDLNYTEDVAAEVDMNVVCTDGGDFVEVQGTGEAGVFARDQLDALLDLGTAGCLELAEAQRKALTS from the coding sequence ATGGCGCGACCTGACGGGCGACTGCCCGACCAACTCCGACCGGTGACCCTGACCAGAGGATGGAGCTCCCATCCGGAGGGTTCGGTGCTCGTGGAGTTCGGCGGGACCCGGGTGCTCTGCACGGCCAGCGTCACCGAGGGGGTGCCCCGCTGGCGGCGCGGCTCCGGGCTGGGCTGGGTGACCGCCGAGTACGCGATGCTGCCCCGGGCCACCAACACCCGCTCGGACCGGGAGAGCGTCAAGGGCCGCATCGGTGGCCGTACCCACGAGATCTCCCGCCTGATCGGTCGCAGCCTGCGGGCCAGCATCGACCTGAAGGCGCTGGGCGAGAACTCGATCGTGCTCGACTGCGACGTGCTCCAGGCCGACGGCGGCACCCGGACCGCGGCGATCACCGGCGCCTACGTGGCGCTGCACGACGCGGTCGGTTGGCTGGCCGCGCGCAAGGCGCTGGCCGGCAAGCCGGAGAAGGTGATGCACCGGTCGGTCGCCGCGGTCAGCGTGGGTGTGGTCGCCGGCGAGGCCCGGCTGGACCTCAACTACACCGAGGACGTGGCCGCCGAGGTCGACATGAACGTGGTCTGCACCGACGGTGGGGACTTCGTCGAGGTGCAGGGGACCGGCGAGGCGGGGGTCTTCGCCCGGGACCAGCTCGACGCGCTGCTCGACCTGGGCACCGCAGGTTGCCTGGAACTCGCCGAGGCCCAGCGGAAGGCTCTCACGTCATGA
- a CDS encoding MoaD family protein, whose amino-acid sequence MAIEVRIPTILRSHTGGAKVVEGTGDTLGDLLTDLDSRHAGLRGRLVTEAGALHRFVNVYVNDEDVRFLGALDTKLSDGDSVTILPAVAGGAFGFAAAAAIASHSAAALAARHGVDSRRVTVTR is encoded by the coding sequence ATGGCCATCGAGGTTCGCATCCCCACCATCCTGCGCAGCCACACCGGCGGCGCGAAGGTCGTCGAGGGCACCGGGGACACCCTGGGCGACCTGCTCACCGACCTGGACTCCCGGCACGCCGGGCTGCGGGGCCGGCTGGTCACCGAGGCCGGCGCGCTGCACCGGTTCGTCAACGTCTACGTCAACGACGAGGACGTCCGGTTCCTCGGCGCGCTGGACACCAAGCTCTCCGACGGTGACAGCGTCACCATCCTGCCCGCAGTGGCCGGCGGCGCGTTCGGGTTCGCCGCGGCGGCCGCGATCGCCTCGCACAGCGCGGCGGCACTCGCCGCCCGGCACGGCGTCGACAGCCGGCGCGTCACCGTCACCCGCTGA
- a CDS encoding MFS transporter — translation MNMKPYREALALPGLRSLLAVSVLARVPITATGVTLTFYVVLDLGRGYGAAGLVGAAITVGAAVGNPLLGRLIDRHGLRPVLALTTVAEALFWSTAPALPYPVLLVTAFVAGLLALPIFSVIRQSIAALVPPEGRRPAYALDSMSTELSFMIGPALAVAAATTISARSTLWFVGAGLVASGILLWLLNPPIRSAGETAAPARRVPRRQWLTPRLLAVFAVSAAATLVLGGTDVAVVAVLRESGAVGWTGLVLAVWAVASLVGGFAYGAVSRSFSPLALLAALSLCTIPVGLGGGYWWLLCLALIPAGLLCAPTLAATSDLVSRLAPAEVRGEAMGLQGSAVTVGIAVGAPLAGLVIDRTSPPWGFVVTGGIGLLVALVVLPVELRRRRTGPPVADEKTDALAATH, via the coding sequence ATGAACATGAAGCCTTACCGGGAGGCACTCGCCCTGCCCGGTCTCCGGTCGCTGCTGGCGGTGTCGGTGCTCGCCCGGGTGCCGATCACCGCCACCGGCGTGACCCTCACCTTCTACGTGGTGCTGGACCTCGGCCGCGGCTACGGCGCGGCCGGGCTGGTGGGTGCGGCGATCACGGTCGGGGCGGCGGTCGGCAACCCGCTACTGGGTCGGCTGATCGACAGGCACGGTCTGCGCCCGGTGCTGGCCCTCACCACGGTCGCCGAGGCGTTGTTCTGGTCCACCGCACCGGCCCTGCCCTACCCGGTACTGCTCGTGACGGCGTTCGTCGCCGGGCTGCTGGCCCTGCCGATCTTCTCGGTGATCCGCCAGTCGATCGCCGCGCTCGTGCCGCCCGAGGGCCGCCGCCCGGCGTACGCGCTGGACTCGATGTCCACCGAGCTGTCGTTCATGATCGGCCCGGCGCTGGCCGTCGCGGCGGCCACCACGATCTCGGCCCGGAGCACGCTCTGGTTCGTCGGTGCCGGGCTGGTCGCCTCCGGCATCCTGCTCTGGCTGCTCAACCCGCCGATCCGCAGCGCCGGCGAGACGGCCGCGCCGGCCCGCCGGGTGCCCCGCCGGCAGTGGCTGACCCCCCGCCTGCTCGCCGTCTTCGCCGTCAGCGCCGCCGCCACCCTGGTCCTCGGGGGTACCGACGTCGCGGTGGTCGCCGTGCTGCGCGAGAGTGGTGCGGTCGGCTGGACCGGTCTGGTCCTGGCGGTCTGGGCGGTCGCCTCGCTGGTCGGCGGCTTCGCCTACGGCGCGGTCAGCCGGTCCTTCTCGCCGCTGGCGTTGCTGGCCGCGCTGAGCCTCTGCACCATTCCGGTGGGGCTCGGCGGGGGGTACTGGTGGTTGCTCTGCCTGGCGTTGATCCCGGCCGGGCTGCTCTGCGCGCCCACCCTGGCCGCCACCTCCGACCTGGTCAGCCGGCTCGCCCCGGCGGAGGTGCGGGGGGAGGCGATGGGGCTGCAGGGTTCGGCGGTGACGGTCGGCATCGCCGTCGGCGCGCCCCTGGCCGGGCTGGTCATCGACCGCACCTCGCCGCCGTGGGGCTTCGTGGTGACCGGCGGGATCGGCCTACTCGTCGCGCTCGTCGTCCTGCCGGTGGAGCTGCGCCGCCGCCGGACCGGTCCGCCGGTGGCGGATGAGAAGACCGACGCCCTCGCCGCGACCCACTGA
- a CDS encoding nicotinate phosphoribosyltransferase yields the protein MSTFRPALLTDHYELTMVSAALRDGTADRPCVFEVFSRRLPTGRRYGVVAGTARLIELIRDFRFDADEIDFLRRTGVVDEAAAAWLAGYRFTGDIEGYAEGELFFPGSPILTVSGGFAECVVLETLVLSVLNHDCAVAAAAARMVTAARGRALIEMGSRRAHEEAAVAAARSAYLAGFRFTSNLAAGRRYGIPTAGTAAHAFTLLHTDEKTAFASQVASLGRDTTLLVDTYDISQGIRNAIEVAGPQLRAVRIDSGDLAVIAHQSRELLDSLGATETKIIVSGDLDEYAIAALAAEPVDMYGAGTSVVTGSGAPTASLVYKLVEVEGRPVVKRSEHKSTIGGRKVAVRRHKPTGTATEEVVVPQGVPDRQPNDRLLQRTYVAGGEPAEPVSLDESREHLRQCLISIPWEGLKLSAGDPAVPVTVVPTS from the coding sequence GTGAGCACCTTTCGCCCCGCGCTGCTGACCGACCACTACGAGCTGACCATGGTCAGCGCCGCGTTGCGGGACGGCACCGCCGACCGGCCCTGCGTCTTCGAGGTGTTCAGCCGCCGCCTGCCCACCGGCCGGCGCTACGGCGTGGTCGCCGGCACCGCCCGCCTGATCGAGCTGATCCGGGACTTCCGCTTCGACGCCGACGAGATCGACTTCCTGCGCCGCACCGGGGTGGTCGACGAGGCTGCTGCCGCCTGGCTGGCCGGTTACCGCTTCACCGGCGACATCGAGGGGTACGCCGAGGGGGAGCTGTTCTTCCCCGGCTCCCCGATCCTCACCGTCTCCGGCGGGTTCGCCGAGTGCGTGGTGCTGGAGACGCTGGTGCTGTCGGTGCTCAACCACGACTGCGCGGTGGCCGCCGCGGCGGCCCGCATGGTCACCGCCGCCCGGGGCCGGGCACTTATCGAGATGGGCTCCCGCCGGGCACACGAGGAGGCCGCGGTGGCCGCCGCCCGCTCCGCCTATCTGGCCGGGTTCCGGTTCACCTCCAACCTCGCCGCCGGCCGGCGCTACGGCATCCCCACCGCGGGCACCGCCGCGCACGCCTTCACCCTGCTGCACACCGACGAGAAGACCGCGTTCGCCTCGCAGGTCGCCTCGCTGGGCCGGGACACCACGCTGCTGGTCGACACGTACGACATCAGCCAGGGCATCCGCAACGCGATCGAGGTGGCCGGGCCGCAGCTGCGGGCGGTCCGGATCGACTCCGGTGACCTGGCGGTCATCGCCCACCAGTCGCGCGAGCTGCTGGACTCGCTGGGCGCCACCGAGACCAAGATCATCGTCTCGGGTGACCTCGACGAGTACGCCATCGCCGCGCTCGCCGCCGAGCCGGTGGACATGTACGGTGCCGGCACCTCGGTGGTCACCGGCTCCGGCGCGCCCACCGCCAGCCTGGTCTACAAGCTGGTCGAGGTCGAGGGACGGCCGGTGGTGAAGCGGTCCGAGCACAAGTCGACGATCGGCGGACGTAAGGTGGCCGTCCGGCGGCACAAGCCGACCGGCACCGCCACCGAGGAGGTCGTCGTGCCGCAGGGCGTGCCGGACCGGCAGCCCAACGACCGGCTGCTGCAGCGCACGTACGTCGCCGGTGGCGAGCCCGCCGAGCCGGTGTCGCTTGACGAGTCCCGCGAGCACCTGCGGCAGTGCCTGATCTCCATCCCCTGGGAGGGGCTGAAGCTCTCCGCCGGTGATCCGGCGGTCCCGGTGACGGTCGTACCCACGAGCTGA
- the ctaD gene encoding cytochrome c oxidase subunit I has translation MTTVAPKPVVTRPWPVREPVKGSALARLLRSTDAKQIGIMYMITAFVFFMIGGVMALVMRAELAVPGMQIVSPEQYNQLFTMHGTIMLLFFATPIVFAFANYIVPIQVGAPDVSFPRLNSFAYWLYLFGGTIAMGGFLTPGGAADFGWFAYAPLSSVEHSPGVGANMWIVGLAISGLGTILGAVNMITTILTLRAPGMTMFRMPIFTWNILVTSLLVILVFPLLAAALFALAADRILGAHVYSPETGGPMLWQHLFWFFGHPEVYIVALPFFGIISEVIPVFSRKPIFGYKGLVAATIAIAALSMSVWAHHMFATGQVLLPFFSFLSFLIAVPTGMKFFNWIGTMWRGQISFETPMLWAIGFLVTFLFGGLTGVLLASPPLDFHVSDSYFVVAHFHYVLFGTIVFAVFSGIYFWFPKMFGRMLDERLGKVHFWLTMVGFHTTFLVQHWLGNEGMPRRYADYLPGDGFTTLNIISTIGAFITGISTLPFIYNCWKSYKAGPVVEVEDPWGHGNSLEWATSSPPPLRNFDKMPRIRSERPAFDYKFPELAAGGQSLAGPPEGGAKPLTSEVNGGASYQEDTSADLDQR, from the coding sequence GTGACCACCGTCGCACCCAAGCCGGTCGTGACCCGGCCCTGGCCGGTCCGAGAGCCGGTCAAGGGGTCGGCCCTCGCGCGGCTGCTGCGGTCCACGGACGCGAAGCAGATCGGGATCATGTACATGATCACGGCGTTCGTGTTCTTCATGATCGGCGGCGTGATGGCCCTGGTCATGCGGGCCGAGCTGGCCGTACCCGGCATGCAGATCGTGTCGCCGGAGCAGTACAACCAGCTCTTCACCATGCACGGCACGATCATGTTGCTCTTCTTCGCGACGCCTATCGTGTTCGCCTTCGCGAACTACATCGTGCCGATCCAGGTCGGCGCGCCGGACGTCTCCTTCCCCCGGCTGAACAGCTTCGCCTACTGGCTGTACCTGTTCGGCGGCACGATCGCGATGGGTGGCTTCCTCACCCCCGGTGGCGCCGCCGACTTCGGCTGGTTCGCGTACGCGCCGTTGAGCAGCGTCGAGCACTCGCCGGGCGTGGGCGCCAACATGTGGATCGTCGGCCTGGCCATCTCCGGTCTGGGCACCATCCTCGGCGCGGTGAACATGATCACCACGATCCTGACCCTGCGCGCCCCCGGCATGACCATGTTCCGGATGCCGATCTTCACCTGGAACATCCTGGTCACCAGCCTGCTGGTGATCCTGGTCTTCCCGCTGCTGGCCGCCGCGCTCTTCGCGCTCGCCGCGGACCGCATCCTCGGCGCCCACGTGTACTCCCCGGAGACCGGCGGGCCGATGCTCTGGCAGCACCTGTTCTGGTTCTTCGGCCACCCCGAGGTGTACATCGTCGCGCTGCCGTTCTTCGGCATCATCAGCGAGGTCATCCCGGTCTTCTCCCGCAAGCCGATCTTCGGCTACAAGGGTCTGGTCGCCGCGACCATCGCCATCGCCGCCCTGTCGATGAGCGTCTGGGCGCACCACATGTTCGCCACCGGTCAGGTACTGCTGCCGTTCTTCAGCTTCCTGAGCTTCCTGATCGCGGTGCCCACCGGGATGAAGTTCTTCAACTGGATCGGCACCATGTGGCGCGGCCAGATCAGCTTCGAGACGCCCATGCTCTGGGCGATCGGCTTCCTGGTGACGTTCCTCTTCGGTGGCCTGACCGGCGTGCTGCTGGCCAGCCCGCCGCTGGACTTCCACGTCTCGGACTCGTACTTCGTCGTCGCGCACTTCCACTACGTGCTCTTCGGCACCATCGTCTTCGCCGTCTTCTCCGGCATCTACTTCTGGTTCCCGAAGATGTTCGGCCGGATGCTCGACGAGCGCCTCGGCAAGGTGCACTTCTGGCTGACCATGGTCGGCTTCCACACCACCTTCCTGGTGCAGCACTGGCTCGGCAACGAGGGCATGCCCCGGCGGTACGCCGACTACCTGCCCGGTGACGGCTTCACCACGCTGAACATCATCTCCACCATCGGCGCGTTCATCACCGGTATCTCCACGCTGCCGTTCATCTACAACTGCTGGAAGTCGTACAAGGCCGGCCCGGTGGTCGAGGTCGAGGACCCGTGGGGCCACGGCAACTCGCTGGAGTGGGCGACCAGCTCGCCGCCGCCGCTGCGCAACTTCGACAAGATGCCCCGGATCCGTTCCGAGCGGCCGGCGTTCGACTACAAGTTCCCCGAGCTGGCCGCCGGTGGCCAGTCGCTGGCCGGCCCGCCCGAGGGCGGTGCCAAGCCGCTGACCAGTGAGGTCAACGGTGGTGCCAGCTACCAGGAGGACACCTCGGCGGACCTCGACCAGCGCTGA
- a CDS encoding DUF2017 domain-containing protein encodes MFRRREDRYVATFAVDEVRVLRKVASEVVGLLTDGFDHTDPVVGRLFPEAYPDDPSGAEEFRRYTEGDLKTAKIDQAGAILAALPDEAGGEVRLDAEAAEAWLRALNDARLAMGVRLEIKDGTDLGEELDEAVATDPSSSRVFQLSVYAYLGYLQESLLLALID; translated from the coding sequence ATGTTCCGTCGCCGGGAGGACCGCTACGTGGCGACCTTCGCCGTGGACGAGGTGCGGGTGCTGCGCAAGGTGGCCTCGGAGGTGGTCGGCCTGCTCACCGACGGCTTCGACCACACCGACCCGGTCGTCGGCCGGCTCTTCCCCGAGGCGTACCCGGACGACCCGTCCGGCGCGGAGGAGTTCCGCCGGTACACCGAGGGGGACCTCAAGACGGCCAAGATCGACCAGGCCGGGGCGATCCTCGCCGCGCTGCCCGACGAGGCCGGTGGGGAGGTACGCCTGGACGCCGAGGCCGCCGAGGCGTGGCTGCGGGCGCTGAACGACGCCCGGCTGGCGATGGGCGTCCGGCTGGAGATCAAGGACGGCACCGACCTGGGCGAGGAACTGGACGAGGCGGTCGCCACCGACCCCAGCTCCTCCCGGGTGTTCCAGCTCTCCGTCTACGCCTACCTCGGCTACCTCCAGGAATCCCTCCTCCTAGCCCTCATCGACTAG
- a CDS encoding isochorismatase family protein, producing MGSALIIVDVQNDFCEGGSLAVTGGAGVAAGISRLLAAEPDRWDHVVATKDYHVDPGSHFSDDPDFIDSWPRHCVVGTAGSEFHPELHTGRVEAVFHKGEYAAAYSGFEGHAADGEGLADWLRRRDVDRVDVVGIATDHCVRATALDAAREGFATTVLLDLTAAVAPATTDVALRAMEGAGVTMRGAPVIRSA from the coding sequence ATGGGTAGTGCGTTGATCATCGTGGACGTGCAGAACGACTTCTGCGAGGGCGGTTCCCTCGCGGTGACCGGCGGGGCCGGGGTGGCGGCCGGGATCTCCCGGCTGCTCGCCGCCGAGCCGGACCGTTGGGACCACGTGGTGGCGACCAAGGACTACCACGTCGACCCCGGCTCCCACTTCAGCGACGATCCGGACTTCATCGACTCCTGGCCCCGGCACTGCGTGGTCGGCACCGCCGGCTCCGAGTTCCATCCGGAGCTGCACACCGGGCGGGTGGAGGCGGTCTTCCACAAGGGCGAGTACGCCGCGGCGTACTCCGGTTTCGAGGGGCACGCGGCCGACGGCGAGGGCCTGGCGGACTGGCTGCGGCGACGCGACGTGGACCGGGTCGACGTGGTGGGGATCGCCACCGACCACTGCGTCCGGGCCACCGCCCTGGACGCGGCCCGGGAGGGGTTCGCCACCACCGTGCTGCTCGACCTGACCGCCGCCGTGGCACCGGCCACCACCGACGTGGCCCTGCGGGCGATGGAGGGCGCCGGGGTGACCATGCGCGGGGCGCCTGTGATCCGCAGCGCTTAA
- a CDS encoding PLP-dependent cysteine synthase family protein produces the protein MARYDSLLDACGGTPLIGLPRLSPTVPEGAPPVRLWAKLEDRNPTGSIKDRAALFMVRAAEEAGRLRPGDTILEPTSGNTGISLAMVAKLRGYRLVCVMPENVSTERVQLLRMYGAEIIFSPAAGGSNQAVATAKQISVEHPDWVMLFQYGNEANARAHYETTGPELLRDLPSITHFVAGLGTTGTLMGTGRYLREKVEAIQIVAAEPRYGELVYGLRNIDEGYVPELYDATVLSRRFSVGTRDAVLRTRQLVEVEGIFAGFSTGAILHAALAVAHEAVRDGRRADVAFVVCDGGWKYLSTGAYGGTLADAEEALEGQLWA, from the coding sequence ATGGCCAGGTACGACAGCCTGCTCGACGCCTGCGGCGGTACGCCCCTGATCGGGCTGCCCCGGCTCTCGCCGACGGTGCCCGAGGGGGCGCCGCCGGTGCGGCTCTGGGCCAAGCTGGAGGACCGCAACCCGACCGGCAGCATCAAGGACCGGGCGGCGTTGTTCATGGTCCGCGCCGCCGAGGAGGCCGGCCGGCTCCGTCCGGGTGACACGATCCTGGAGCCGACCAGCGGCAACACCGGCATCTCGCTGGCCATGGTGGCGAAGCTGCGCGGCTACCGGTTGGTCTGCGTCATGCCGGAGAACGTCTCCACCGAGCGGGTGCAACTACTCCGGATGTACGGCGCTGAGATCATCTTCTCGCCGGCGGCCGGTGGCTCCAACCAGGCCGTGGCCACCGCCAAGCAGATCTCGGTGGAACACCCCGACTGGGTGATGCTCTTCCAGTACGGCAATGAGGCCAACGCGCGGGCCCACTACGAGACCACCGGCCCGGAGCTGCTGCGGGACCTGCCCTCGATCACCCACTTCGTGGCCGGTCTGGGCACCACCGGGACCCTGATGGGCACCGGGCGGTACCTGCGGGAGAAGGTCGAGGCGATCCAGATCGTCGCGGCCGAGCCCCGGTACGGCGAGTTGGTCTACGGCCTGCGCAACATCGACGAGGGGTACGTCCCGGAGCTGTACGACGCCACCGTGCTGTCCCGGCGGTTCTCCGTCGGCACCCGGGACGCGGTGCTGCGTACCCGGCAGTTGGTGGAGGTGGAGGGAATCTTCGCCGGCTTCTCCACCGGGGCGATCCTGCACGCGGCGTTGGCCGTGGCGCACGAGGCGGTCCGCGACGGCCGCCGGGCCGACGTGGCCTTCGTGGTCTGCGACGGTGGCTGGAAGTACCTCTCCACCGGGGCCTACGGCGGCACGTTGGCCGACGCCGAGGAGGCCCTGGAGGGTCAGCTCTGGGCGTGA
- the rdgB gene encoding RdgB/HAM1 family non-canonical purine NTP pyrophosphatase, whose product MNKVLLATRNQKKLIELQRILDGALGAHRVALLGLNDVDDYPELPESGLTFGENALIKAREGCRRTGLPTIADDSGLAVDALSGMPGVFSARWAGRHGDDQANLQLVLDQIADLPDEHRGASFVCTVALVLPGGKEHLVDGRQAGRLLRAPRGDGGFGYDPIFLGDGQKHTNAELTPAEKDAISHRGKALRELAKLVAKVLPPVS is encoded by the coding sequence ATGAACAAGGTGCTGCTCGCCACCCGTAACCAGAAGAAGCTGATCGAGCTGCAGCGGATCCTCGACGGCGCCCTCGGCGCGCACCGGGTCGCCCTGCTCGGCCTGAACGACGTGGACGACTACCCGGAGCTGCCGGAGAGCGGCCTCACCTTCGGCGAGAACGCGCTGATCAAGGCGCGGGAGGGGTGCCGGCGGACCGGTCTGCCCACCATCGCCGACGACTCGGGGCTCGCGGTGGACGCCCTCAGCGGGATGCCGGGGGTGTTCAGCGCCCGGTGGGCCGGTCGGCACGGCGACGACCAGGCCAACCTGCAACTGGTCCTGGACCAGATCGCCGACCTGCCGGACGAACACCGGGGCGCCTCCTTCGTCTGCACCGTCGCGCTGGTGCTGCCCGGTGGCAAGGAGCACCTGGTCGACGGCCGCCAGGCCGGCCGGTTGTTGCGCGCGCCGCGCGGTGACGGTGGCTTCGGGTACGACCCGATCTTCCTCGGCGACGGGCAGAAGCACACCAATGCCGAGCTGACCCCGGCGGAGAAGGACGCCATTAGCCACCGGGGCAAGGCGCTGCGGGAGCTGGCGAAGTTGGTGGCGAAGGTGCTACCCCCGGTGAGCTGA
- a CDS encoding MBL fold metallo-hydrolase: MRLTVLGCAGSFPGPDSPCSAYLVEADGFRLLVDFGSGALSTLQRYVGLHAVDAILLTHLHCDHILDAASYIVVRRYAPDGPYPALPVYAPSGAPDRLSAAYGQTDTTIDDVYQFYGLQPGTFPIGPFSVTVDRVNHPIETYGVRLEHEGRVLCYSSDTAPCEALLRLAQDADVFLCEASYLDGVDNPPDLHLTGREAGEAATKAGVGRLLLTHLVVAWGSEAHTLDSATAAFPGPLEVVRPGASYDI; this comes from the coding sequence ATGCGCCTGACCGTCCTGGGTTGCGCGGGTAGTTTTCCCGGCCCCGACTCCCCCTGTTCGGCGTATCTGGTCGAGGCCGACGGCTTCCGGTTACTTGTCGACTTCGGCTCCGGGGCGCTGTCCACCCTCCAGCGGTACGTGGGGCTGCACGCGGTGGACGCCATCCTCCTCACCCACCTGCACTGCGACCACATCCTCGACGCCGCGTCGTACATCGTGGTCCGCCGGTACGCGCCGGACGGACCGTACCCCGCCCTGCCGGTGTACGCCCCCTCGGGCGCGCCGGACCGGCTTTCCGCCGCGTACGGGCAGACGGACACCACCATCGACGACGTGTACCAGTTCTACGGCCTCCAGCCCGGCACCTTCCCGATCGGGCCGTTCAGCGTCACCGTCGACCGGGTCAACCACCCGATCGAAACGTACGGGGTACGGCTGGAACACGAGGGGCGGGTGCTCTGCTACTCCTCCGACACCGCGCCCTGTGAGGCGCTGCTGCGGCTGGCGCAGGACGCCGACGTGTTCCTCTGCGAGGCCAGCTACCTCGACGGCGTCGACAACCCACCCGATCTGCACCTGACCGGGCGGGAGGCCGGCGAGGCGGCGACCAAGGCCGGGGTCGGCCGGTTGCTCCTGACCCACCTGGTGGTGGCCTGGGGCAGCGAGGCGCACACGCTGGACTCGGCCACCGCCGCGTTCCCCGGCCCCCTTGAGGTGGTCCGCCCCGGCGCCAGCTACGACATCTGA